Proteins from a single region of Puntigrus tetrazona isolate hp1 chromosome 2, ASM1883169v1, whole genome shotgun sequence:
- the LOC122361024 gene encoding complement component C8 beta chain-like isoform X1, with product MHSFLQENSACSKAILCLCIMCAVVLCRSEDRTAEQPPKDPVDCSLSEWSSWTRCDPCLKKRYRYATLVQPSEFGGDQCHDQGREEEACTSPSRYSCQKPAPPCQGFLCTVSGRCVLEALRCNGDDDCGDGSDELGCNKVHKACNQPTEEYYGIENLAKGFNILNGQLEAAVLDNRYYAGSCLPHFVQDVRYRKPYNTQQYMIETKGSYDFTLEVYESYNEYFKSETKATLSKTSVSFGVSFPNTFDLSFKYNDHKYKKLVTKMRNFSGTKKKFLRAHSELEVVRYALKTSDLMLHPDFQSRLQALPLEYTYGEYRQLYSDYGTHFIREATLGGDFEYTIVFNNETLEKDDYKLEEIKKCVQVGLKVGAVIQGVYVGVGGSAGGCKGLLDELGDSSKARGLVEDVFIVVRGGDSETVSRLAAKQLPTPDVMQLWGDAVFYNPDFIHKKIEPLYELVPSRDPQANILKKNLKRALSEYLKETSSCRCSPCLNNGMAMLKGRRCICVCPAGFRGVSCEITKRKALAVDGSWSCWSSWSTCSQKSQKRTRQCNNPAPQNGGVTCPGKEEELADCI from the exons ATGCACAGTTTTCTACAAGAAAATTCAGCATGCAGCAAAGCAATACTTTGTCTCTGTATTATGTG TGCTGTGGTGCTTTGTCGTTCAGAAGACAGGACCGCTGAGCAACCGCCTAAAGATCCAGTGGACTGTTCACTGTCTGAATGGTCTTCATGGACACGCTGTGACCCCTGCCTTAAGAAGAGG TATCGTTATGCCACGCTGGTCCAGCCGTCTGAGTTCGGAGGAGATCAGTGTCACGATCAGGGCCGAGAGGAGGAAGCCTGCACGTCTCCGTCACGATACTCCTGTCAGAAACCCGCTCCTCCGTGCCAGGGCTTTCTCTGCACCGTCTCAG GTCGCTGTGTGCTGGAGGCTCTGCGCTGTAACGGGGATGATGACTGTGGAGATGGCTCTGATGAACTGGGCTGCAACAAAGTGCACAAGGCCTGTAATCAGCCGACCGAGGAGTATTATGGAATCGAGAATCTTGCCAAAGG ATTCAATATTTTGAACGGTCAACTGGAAGCAGCGGTGCTTGATAACCGATACTACGCTGGAAGCTGCTTGCCTCATTTTGTTCAAGATGTTCGCTACAGAAAGCCATATAATACACAGCAGTACATGATAGAG ACCAAGGGCTCTTATGATTTCACACTGGAGGTGTATGAATCTTACAATGAATACTTCAAGAGTGAAACAAAAGCAACTTTGTCCAAAACCAGCGTCTCATTTGGAGTTTCTTTTCCTAATACCTTTGATTTAAGCTTTAAATATAATGACCACAAGTACAAGAAGTTGGTGACCAAGATGCGAAACTTTTCAGGGACG AAAAAGAAATTTCTCCGCGCTCACTCTGAGCTTGAGGTAGTGCGCTATGCTTTAAAGACATCGGACCTGATGTTACACCCCGATTTCCAGTCCCGCTTGCAAGCCCTGCCACTGGAGTACACATACGGTGAATATCGGCAGCTCTACAGCGACTACGGGACACACTTCATCAGAGAGGCGACTCTCGGTGGAGATTTTGAGTATACTATTGTCTTCAACAATGAGACATTAGAGAAAGATG ATTACAAGCTTGAAGAGATCAAGAAATGTGTACAAGTTGGGCTTAAAGTTGGAGCCGTAATCCAGGGGGTGTATGTAGGTGTAGGAGGTTCAGCTGGTGGGTGTAAAGGCCTGCTGGACGAGCTTGGAG ATTCCAGTAAAGCGAGGGGATTGGTTGAGGATGTGTTTATTGTGGTCAGAGGTGGTGACAGTGAAACAGTCTCACGTCTAGCTGCAAAACAGCTGCCAACTCCAGACGTCATGCAGCTGTGGGGCGATGCTGTGTTCTACAATCCAGACTTCATTCACAAGAAG ataGAACCACTCTATGAGTTGGTGCCGTCCCGTGACCCACAGGCTAACATCCTGAAGAAAAACCTGAAGAGAGCTTTGTCAGAGTACCTGAAAGAAACCAGCTCCTGTCGCTGCTCGCCCTGTCTCAATAACGGCATGGCAATGCTTAAAG gcagAAGGTGTATTTGTGTTTGCCCAGCTGGTTTCAGAGGAGTGAGCTGTGAGATAACCAAACGAAAAG CATTGGCAGTAGATGGCAGTTGGAGCTGTTGGTCTTCATGGTCCACCTGCTCACAAAAGTCCCAAAAACGCACTCGTCAGTGTAACAATCCAGCACCGCAGAACGGCGGAGTAACATGCCCTGGGAAAGAAGAGGAATTAGCTGattgcatctaa